In one Arachis duranensis cultivar V14167 chromosome 9, aradu.V14167.gnm2.J7QH, whole genome shotgun sequence genomic region, the following are encoded:
- the LOC107464351 gene encoding E3 ubiquitin-protein ligase At3g02290-like, producing MGSVCCCLSVNDFEDDMNPNSPVYRNGGCISSVLQNFLNAYASIFRRGEMQAIPSSIQGAASMTSTASLDNSLYDMYRSPPRPMPYDADPRHFRSQHDRLVSRRERGSSHVNDEAEPLRSDLDEDDQQSLTSSNEWHEHASEDGSKENHSKSLLRLSSAEPTTGVGLVYSSSEEEDCCPTCLEEYTEENPKIVTKCSHHFHLGCIYEWMERSDTCPVCGKVMVFDETM from the coding sequence ATGGGTTCTGTTTGTTGTTGTTTGAGTGTTAATGATTTTGAAGATGATATGAATCCAAATAGTCCTGTATACCGGAACGGTGGGTGCATCAGTTCCGTCTTACAGAACTTTTTGAATGCGTATGCATCAATATTCCGTAGAGGGGAAATGCAGGCAATTCCTTCATCTATACAGGGGGCAGCATCTATGACTTCCACAGCATCACTTGATAATTCTCTATATGACATGTACCGCTCTCCTCCAAGGCCAATGCCTTATGATGCAGACCCAAGGCATTTCCGCTCTCAGCATGATAGACTAGTTTCACGACGTGAGAGGGGTTCAAGTCATGTGAATGATGAGGCAGAACCTCTAAGAAGTGATCTAGATGAGGATGACCAACAATCTTTAACTTCAAGCAACGAGTGGCATGAACATGCCAGTGAAGATGGATCCAAAGAAAACCATTCTAAGTCTTTATTAAGGCTTTCATCAGCAGAACCTACCACTGGAGTTGGACTTGTCTATTCGTCCTCAGAAGAGGAGGATTGCTGTCCAACTTGTCTTGAAGAatatactgaagagaatccgaAGATAGTGACAAAATgctctcatcattttcatcttggttgCATTTATGAGTGGATGGAGAGAAGTGACACCTGTCCAGTTTGTGGGAAGGTGATGGTATTTGATGAAACGATGTAA